TCTTCAGGGAATTCATCAATATCCAGGTTTGCATCAATACCAACACCTACAATGACATTGTCGATGGTATTGAATTTGGTCACGGCTTCAGTTAATATGCCGCAAACTTTTTTTCCATTAATCATTATGTCATTTGGCCATTTGATTTCAGGATTTTCAATTCCGATTTTTTCAAGAGTTTTTGCTACTGCAACACCGGTAGCTATGGTTATTAACGGAAGTTTGGAATAGTCCACATGAGGATTTAAAACAATGGATAACCATACTCCTCCTAATGGTGATTCCCATACTTTTCCAGATCTGCCTCTTGCAGATGTTTGTTTTTCAGAGATTATCACACTTCCGTCTGGAACATTATTTGTTGATAAAAATTTGGCTATTGTGTTTGTTGAGCTTACTTCCTTAAATACATATAAATTTTTTCCAATATATTCTGTATTCAAATCCTCTAAAATCTCTTCGCTGCGGATGTGTTCTGTTTTTTGCTTTCCAATTTCCTTAACCATATTCGCAAATTCGTTGACATCTATTTTTTGCATTTCGTCAATTGTCTTAGTTGAAAGTTTATTTTCTTTTTTTAATAGTTTTATTATCTCGTCTTTCATTGCAGAATCCCCAAGTTATTTTATTTATTATGAATTTGTTTTTTAGCCATGTTCTGGTAAGATCCTACAGCTGCAGAAATTGCAGCTATTTTTTTACCCGGCATAAAAGTTGATTTTAATTTGTTTACATTTTCTAAATCTTCTGCAATAACATTTTCCATCTCCGCTTCAATGCCCTTTTTATAAGTATCGATAAAGTGTGTGTTCAAATCACCGGAAAGGAAATTAGGATTTCTTAAAATTGCTTTATGGAATGGAATTGTTGTTTTAACGCCTAAAATAATGTATTCGCTTAATGCTCTTTTCATTCTATTGATTGCGTCGTTCCTGTCTCTTCCATAGGTAATTAATTTAGAAATCATTGAATCATAGAAAGTAGGAATGGTATAATTCATGTATACTCCACTGTCTAAACGCACACCAGGTCCTCCGGGAGACCTGTAACCTGTAATTTTACCTGGATTTGGTGCAAAATCATTGAGAGGATCTTCTGCATTAATACGGCATTCGATTGCATGACCGGACACTTTAATGTCTTTTTGCCTGTAGCTTAACTCATCACCATTAGCTATTAATATTTGCTGTTTGATTAAATCGGTATTGGTGACAAGTTCGGTAATCGGGTGTTCTACTTGAATACGTGTATTCATTTCGAGGAAGTAGTATTGTCCGTTGTCGTATAAAAATTCAACAGTACCTGCACTTGTATATCCGATATATTCTGCAGCTTTAACAGCGCTTCCACCCATTTCTTCTCTTAATTCCTCTGTCATAATTGGTGAAGGTGCCTCTTCTAGAAGTTTTTGATGTCTTCTCTGGATTGAACATTCGCGATCCCCAACATGGATTACGTTTCCGTGTTCGTCTG
The nucleotide sequence above comes from Methanobrevibacter sp.. Encoded proteins:
- a CDS encoding acetyl-CoA carboxylase biotin carboxylase subunit, with the translated sequence MFEKILIANRGEIAIRVMRACRELDIKSVSIYSDADKTSLYTNYADESYPLGNPSPARSYLNIEKIIDIALESGADAIHPGYGFLAENPKLGEECEKNGIKLIGPSGDVINKMGDKITSKALMKKAGVPVIEGTAEGVSDIEEAKEIAKQIGYPVIVKASAGGGGIGMRAVYAEDELVRAIESTQSVAATNFGDSTVFIEKYLEKPRHIEFQLLADEHGNVIHVGDRECSIQRRHQKLLEEAPSPIMTEELREEMGGSAVKAAEYIGYTSAGTVEFLYDNGQYYFLEMNTRIQVEHPITELVTNTDLIKQQILIANGDELSYRQKDIKVSGHAIECRINAEDPLNDFAPNPGKITGYRSPGGPGVRLDSGVYMNYTIPTFYDSMISKLITYGRDRNDAINRMKRALSEYIILGVKTTIPFHKAILRNPNFLSGDLNTHFIDTYKKGIEAEMENVIAEDLENVNKLKSTFMPGKKIAAISAAVGSYQNMAKKQIHNK
- a CDS encoding biotin--[acetyl-CoA-carboxylase] ligase — protein: MKDEIIKLLKKENKLSTKTIDEMQKIDVNEFANMVKEIGKQKTEHIRSEEILEDLNTEYIGKNLYVFKEVSSTNTIAKFLSTNNVPDGSVIISEKQTSARGRSGKVWESPLGGVWLSIVLNPHVDYSKLPLITIATGVAVAKTLEKIGIENPEIKWPNDIMINGKKVCGILTEAVTKFNTIDNVIVGVGIDANLDIDEFPEELKIGTTTIEKELGRKSPENLLIKIFLEEFEEICELFNHSEYEIILKEWRKRSYSVGKIVEVREPFNKYYDGYVVGITKEGALVVEKIDGTLEKVISGECIIKN